One stretch of Natronobacterium gregoryi SP2 DNA includes these proteins:
- a CDS encoding ABC transporter ATP-binding protein, with protein MTLLDINGLKTYYRADDGWVRATDDASLSIERGETVGLVGESGSGKTTLAKSIIRLLPDNAEIRDGSIEFEGTEVTDLSDRELRKQIRWSEISMIPQNAMNGFDPVYTVGEQIVEVVTYHENDTSKAEARERARDLFDDLGIDPDRVDDYPHQFSGGMAQRAMIALALSLSPSLVLADEPTTALDVVIQDRILDTIKEMQTEINSAMIMVTHDMSVVSETCDRIAVVYGGRIVEIADAETIITNPRHPYTLGLRNAFPDISDDDQELISIPGTPPDLVDPGEGCRFAPRCPFAREECWKATPETESYGNGHRVKCHRADEIDYLQEEAGKKSTWHDQELGRPSDDTAPIGGDQKAESEVELDD; from the coding sequence ATGACGCTACTCGATATCAACGGACTGAAGACGTACTACCGGGCCGACGACGGCTGGGTTCGTGCGACGGACGACGCCTCGCTGTCGATCGAACGCGGAGAGACCGTCGGCCTGGTTGGCGAAAGTGGCAGCGGCAAGACGACACTCGCAAAGTCGATCATCCGGTTACTACCGGACAACGCCGAGATCAGGGACGGATCGATCGAGTTCGAGGGGACCGAGGTGACCGACCTCTCTGACCGGGAACTGCGAAAGCAGATCCGCTGGTCGGAGATTTCGATGATCCCACAGAACGCGATGAATGGATTCGATCCCGTCTACACCGTTGGCGAGCAGATCGTCGAAGTCGTCACGTACCACGAGAACGATACCTCGAAAGCGGAGGCTCGCGAACGCGCTCGCGACCTGTTCGACGACCTCGGGATCGACCCGGATCGCGTCGACGACTATCCCCACCAGTTCTCGGGGGGGATGGCTCAGCGAGCGATGATCGCACTTGCACTCTCCCTTTCACCGTCGCTCGTGCTCGCGGACGAACCGACGACGGCCCTCGACGTCGTGATTCAGGATCGAATCCTGGACACGATCAAGGAGATGCAAACGGAGATAAACAGCGCGATGATCATGGTCACCCACGACATGTCGGTCGTCAGTGAAACCTGCGACCGCATCGCCGTGGTCTACGGTGGCCGCATCGTCGAGATCGCCGACGCCGAGACGATCATCACGAACCCCCGCCATCCGTACACGCTCGGACTGCGAAACGCGTTCCCGGACATCAGTGACGACGACCAGGAACTCATCTCCATCCCCGGCACGCCGCCGGACCTCGTCGATCCTGGCGAAGGCTGTCGATTCGCTCCACGCTGTCCGTTCGCTCGAGAGGAGTGCTGGAAAGCAACGCCAGAGACCGAATCGTACGGCAACGGGCACCGGGTCAAGTGCCACCGAGCCGACGAGATCGACTACCTCCAGGAAGAAGCCGGGAAGAAGTCGACCTGGCACGACCAGGAACTGGGTCGTCCAAGCGACGACACAGCGCCGATCGGCGGGGACCAGAAAGCGGAATCGGAGGTGGAACTCGATGACTGA